One window of Nocardia nova SH22a genomic DNA carries:
- the galE gene encoding UDP-glucose 4-epimerase GalE gives MKLLVTGGAGYVGSVCAQVLLQDGHDVVIVDDLSTGNADGVPAGAKFVDGDIATAGVELIESESFDGVLHFAAQSLVGESVQQPEKYWHGNVVKTLAVLEAIRRSGTPRLVFSSTAAVYGEPEQVPILESAPARPTNPYGASKLAIDHAITSYANAHGLAATSLRYFNVAGAYGGLGENRVVETHLIPLVLQTALGHRDSISVFGDDYPTPDGTAIRDYIHIRDLAAAHALALAQSRPGEHRIFNLGSGTGFSVREVISACERVVGRPIPAVDAPRRAGDPAVLIASSAKATEELGWRPEHNDLDEIVSDAWDFLVSLGDRAHSAR, from the coding sequence ATGAAACTCCTGGTCACCGGCGGTGCCGGATATGTCGGTAGCGTCTGCGCGCAGGTCCTGCTCCAGGACGGGCACGACGTGGTGATCGTCGACGACCTGTCCACCGGCAACGCCGACGGCGTGCCCGCCGGTGCGAAGTTCGTCGACGGTGACATCGCCACCGCCGGTGTGGAACTGATCGAGTCCGAATCCTTCGACGGCGTCCTGCATTTCGCGGCGCAGTCGCTGGTCGGCGAGTCGGTGCAGCAGCCCGAGAAGTACTGGCACGGCAATGTGGTGAAGACGCTGGCGGTGCTGGAGGCCATTCGCCGGTCGGGCACACCACGGCTCGTGTTCTCCTCCACCGCCGCGGTGTACGGCGAGCCCGAGCAGGTTCCCATTCTCGAATCCGCCCCGGCCCGGCCCACCAACCCGTACGGGGCGTCGAAACTGGCGATCGACCACGCCATCACCTCGTACGCGAACGCCCACGGACTGGCCGCGACCAGTCTGCGGTACTTCAATGTCGCCGGTGCGTACGGCGGTCTGGGCGAGAACCGGGTGGTGGAAACACATCTCATCCCGCTGGTCCTGCAAACCGCGCTGGGCCATCGCGATTCGATCTCGGTGTTCGGCGACGACTACCCCACTCCGGACGGCACCGCGATCCGCGACTACATCCACATTCGTGATCTGGCCGCCGCCCACGCCCTCGCGCTGGCGCAATCGCGGCCGGGCGAACACCGCATCTTCAATCTGGGCAGCGGTACGGGATTCTCCGTGCGCGAGGTCATCTCCGCGTGCGAGCGGGTCGTGGGCCGGCCGATCCCGGCGGTCGACGCGCCCCGCCGGGCCGGTGACCCGGCGGTGCTGATCGCGTCGAGTGCCAAGGCCACCGAGGAGCTCGGCTGGCGGCCCGAGCACAACGATCTCGACGAAATCGTCTCCGACGCCTGGGATTTCCTGGTCTCGCTCGGTGATCGGGCGCACAGCGCCCGCTAG
- a CDS encoding DUF4192 domain-containing protein: protein MSAGKVCVPDRRLCEFDCGNRDFEYDGSADRPGEREAGEESVPSLGPSTGNDGAETAAGFGSLTHDEGSAPGEHDPVGGGRGPGLPEAEDCWAATALTMSEPGEFIAAVPALLGFRPRRSLVVCLLLRSRKYPGAVYLGALARHDLDVAGCGAWVRLAGQLAAICGQEEAVGVLVLVVDDRATAPRSGGAGRRGARHRDLVRTLDGALRARDVTMAQAWAVADIAAGADWWSILDSGRRGRQSDPAASPVALAQVLDGRPIRASRDDLIAVVAEDPALRDRIDAVIGAAAEAAQGRFRKALRTGTPRSYSRAALEKVLWQISTVESGDELDPPELADLAVAVRDDAVRDSLFAVAVTEHAAAAETLWARACRGLGGADRAEVATLLGYSAYARGDGPMAGVAFDAALAAEPGHRIAQLLDAALRTGMRPADVRKLAASGRDTAAGLGVDLGITEPYDPPLDGTAP from the coding sequence ATGAGCGCCGGGAAGGTATGCGTGCCGGACCGGCGCCTGTGCGAATTCGATTGTGGTAATCGAGATTTCGAATACGACGGGTCGGCCGACCGGCCGGGTGAGCGCGAGGCGGGGGAGGAGTCCGTGCCGTCGCTCGGCCCGTCCACCGGGAACGACGGGGCCGAAACCGCAGCGGGTTTCGGCAGTTTGACCCACGACGAAGGCTCCGCGCCCGGTGAGCACGATCCGGTCGGCGGTGGTCGTGGCCCGGGACTGCCGGAGGCCGAAGACTGCTGGGCGGCCACGGCATTGACGATGAGCGAACCGGGAGAGTTCATCGCGGCGGTGCCCGCGCTGCTCGGGTTCCGGCCGCGGCGGTCGCTGGTGGTGTGTCTGCTGCTGCGGTCCCGGAAGTATCCGGGCGCGGTGTATCTCGGGGCGCTCGCCCGCCACGATCTCGATGTCGCCGGATGCGGCGCCTGGGTGCGGCTGGCCGGGCAGCTGGCGGCGATCTGCGGGCAGGAGGAGGCGGTCGGGGTGCTGGTGCTCGTCGTCGACGACCGCGCGACGGCGCCCCGGTCCGGGGGAGCGGGGCGCCGCGGCGCGCGTCATCGCGATCTGGTCCGCACACTCGACGGCGCGTTGCGGGCCCGGGACGTGACGATGGCGCAGGCGTGGGCGGTGGCCGACATCGCCGCCGGCGCCGACTGGTGGAGCATCCTGGATTCCGGGCGCCGTGGCAGGCAATCGGATCCGGCGGCGTCACCGGTCGCGCTCGCACAGGTTCTCGACGGACGGCCGATCCGCGCATCCCGGGACGACCTCATCGCCGTGGTCGCCGAGGACCCCGCGCTGCGCGACCGAATCGACGCGGTGATCGGCGCCGCCGCCGAGGCGGCGCAGGGCAGATTCCGGAAGGCATTGCGCACCGGGACGCCGCGCTCCTACAGCCGCGCGGCCCTCGAGAAGGTGCTGTGGCAGATCAGCACGGTCGAATCCGGGGACGAACTCGATCCACCGGAGTTGGCCGATCTGGCCGTCGCGGTACGCGACGACGCGGTGCGGGACTCACTGTTCGCGGTGGCCGTCACCGAACATGCCGCGGCGGCGGAGACGTTGTGGGCCCGGGCATGCCGCGGTCTCGGTGGCGCCGATCGTGCCGAGGTGGCCACACTGCTCGGATACAGCGCATATGCCCGGGGTGACGGTCCGATGGCCGGAGTCGCCTTCGACGCGGCCCTGGCGGCGGAGCCCGGGCACCGCATCGCGCAACTGCTCGACGCGGCACTGCGCACCGGAATGCGGCCCGCCGACGTGCGCAAGCTCGCGGCCAGCGGTCGCGACACCGCCGCCGGGCTGGGTGTCGATCTCGGCATCACCGAACCGTACGACCCGCCGCTCGACGGGACAGCACCGTGA
- a CDS encoding PAC2 family protein, translating to MSSMYELEFPAPQLSSADGEGPVLVHGLEGFTDAGHAVRLATTHLRESLESELVASFDVDELLDYRSRRPMMTFKTDHFSDYADPELNLWALRDTSGTPFLLLAGIEPDLRWEKFVTATRLLAEQLGVRRSIGLSAIPMAIPHTRPLGITAHASDRDLIGEHQRWPGELQVPGSASSLLEYRMGQHGHESIGFSVHVPHYLAQTAYPEAAQTLLENVADNAGLELPLAALGESAARVREQVNEHIAGNAEVETVVQALERQYDSFVTAQERRSSLLAGEADLPTGDELGAEFERFLAEQSEFGDGDDTDH from the coding sequence ATGAGCAGTATGTACGAGCTGGAGTTCCCCGCTCCGCAGCTGTCCTCGGCCGACGGCGAGGGTCCGGTGCTGGTGCACGGCCTGGAGGGTTTCACCGACGCGGGCCACGCGGTGCGGCTGGCGACGACCCACCTACGCGAAAGCCTCGAGTCCGAACTCGTCGCCTCCTTCGACGTCGACGAGCTCCTCGACTACCGCTCCCGTCGCCCTATGATGACGTTCAAGACCGACCACTTCTCCGATTACGCCGATCCGGAGCTGAATCTGTGGGCGCTGCGCGACACCTCGGGCACCCCGTTCCTGCTACTGGCCGGAATCGAGCCGGATCTGCGCTGGGAGAAGTTCGTCACCGCGACACGGCTGCTGGCCGAACAGCTCGGCGTGCGCCGCAGCATCGGCCTGTCCGCCATCCCCATGGCGATCCCGCACACTCGTCCGCTGGGTATCACCGCGCACGCGAGCGACCGCGATCTGATCGGTGAGCATCAGCGCTGGCCCGGCGAATTGCAGGTTCCGGGCAGCGCCTCCTCGCTGCTGGAGTACCGGATGGGTCAGCACGGCCACGAATCCATCGGATTCTCCGTGCACGTCCCGCATTATCTGGCGCAGACCGCCTATCCCGAGGCGGCGCAGACATTGCTCGAGAACGTCGCCGACAACGCCGGGCTGGAACTTCCGCTGGCGGCGCTGGGCGAGTCCGCGGCCCGGGTGCGTGAGCAGGTCAACGAGCACATCGCCGGAAATGCCGAGGTCGAGACCGTGGTGCAGGCACTCGAGCGGCAGTACGACAGCTTCGTCACCGCACAGGAGCGCCGGTCGAGCCTGCTCGCGGGCGAGGCCGATCTGCCGACCGGTGACGAACTGGGCGCAGAATTCGAGCGCTTCCTCGCCGAGCAGAGCGAATTCGGCGACGGCGACGACACCGATCACTGA
- a CDS encoding DEAD/DEAH box helicase, whose amino-acid sequence MQLSELVPDRAVPDVDADWLYETFAEWTTAQGLTLYPAQEEALLELMTGANVILATPTGSGKSMVAVGAHFAALNRGERSYYTAPIKALVSEKFFALCEVFGADKVGMVTGDAAVNPTAPIICATAEILANLALREGASADVGQVVMDEFHYYADPDRGWAWQVPLLELPNTQFLLMSATLGEVDHFARDLERRTGRSTAVVTGTERPVPLLFSYVRTPITETLEDLVTTSQAPVYVVHFTQAAALERAQALTSVNFSSKAEKEAIAQALGGFRFATGFGKTLSRLIRHGIGVHHAGMLPKYRRLVERLAQEGLLKVVCGTDTLGVGINVPIRTVLLTGLTKFDGVRTRRLKAREFHQIAGRAGRAGYDTVGTVVVQAPEHEVENARLLAKAGDDPKKLRKVQRRKPPEGFVSWSEDTFDRLVAAQPEPMVSRFRVTNSMLLNVISRPGDCFDAMRHLLEDNHEPRPAQRKHILRAIRLYRALRDAGVVQQLDEPDATGRRARLTMDLQRDFALDQPLSPFALAALELLDNSAPGYTLDVVSIIESTLEDPRQLLLAQQHRARGAAIAEMKADGIEYDERMELIEDITWPRPLAELIEPAFETYRAGHPWVSEFSPAPKSVVREMIERSLTFAELVSQYELARSEGLILRYLADAYRALRRTVPETARTEELEDITEWLGELVRQVDSSLLDEWEQLTDPGAETDDEQLAFGADTVRPISANERAFRIMVRNSMFRRVDLASRRRWDELDDMDDGPDWAADLAPYFAEYETIGTGPDARGPALFAVEAEAKYWRVRQVLDDPAGDHGWAIEAVVDLAESDAAGEVVFDEMTVRAG is encoded by the coding sequence GTGCAGCTGTCCGAACTGGTTCCCGACCGTGCCGTGCCCGATGTGGATGCCGACTGGCTGTACGAGACCTTCGCCGAATGGACCACCGCACAGGGCCTGACGCTGTATCCGGCGCAGGAAGAGGCCCTGCTCGAGCTGATGACCGGCGCCAATGTCATCCTGGCCACCCCCACCGGCTCCGGTAAGTCGATGGTGGCGGTCGGCGCGCACTTCGCCGCGCTGAACCGCGGCGAGCGCAGCTACTACACGGCGCCGATCAAGGCGCTGGTCAGCGAGAAGTTCTTCGCCCTGTGCGAGGTCTTCGGCGCGGACAAGGTCGGCATGGTCACCGGTGACGCCGCGGTGAATCCGACCGCGCCGATCATCTGCGCGACCGCCGAGATCCTCGCCAATCTCGCACTGCGCGAAGGTGCGAGCGCCGACGTCGGCCAGGTGGTGATGGACGAATTCCATTACTACGCCGATCCCGACCGCGGCTGGGCCTGGCAGGTGCCGCTGCTCGAACTCCCGAACACCCAGTTCCTGCTGATGTCGGCGACCCTCGGTGAGGTCGACCATTTCGCTCGCGATCTCGAGCGGCGCACCGGACGCTCCACCGCCGTCGTCACCGGCACCGAACGCCCGGTGCCGCTGCTGTTCTCCTATGTCCGGACGCCGATCACCGAGACCCTGGAAGATCTCGTGACCACGAGCCAGGCGCCGGTGTACGTCGTGCACTTCACCCAGGCCGCCGCGCTCGAACGCGCGCAGGCCCTCACGAGTGTGAACTTCTCGTCCAAGGCGGAGAAGGAGGCGATTGCCCAGGCGCTGGGCGGTTTCCGCTTCGCCACCGGATTCGGCAAGACTCTGTCGCGACTGATCCGGCACGGTATCGGTGTGCATCACGCCGGAATGCTGCCGAAATACCGGCGGCTGGTGGAGCGCCTGGCGCAGGAGGGCCTGCTGAAGGTGGTGTGCGGCACCGACACCCTGGGCGTCGGCATCAACGTCCCGATCCGCACCGTCCTGCTGACCGGGCTCACCAAATTCGACGGCGTGCGCACGCGGCGGCTCAAGGCGCGCGAATTCCATCAGATCGCCGGGCGGGCCGGGCGCGCGGGCTACGACACGGTCGGCACCGTGGTGGTGCAGGCGCCCGAACACGAGGTCGAGAACGCCCGGCTGCTGGCCAAGGCCGGTGACGATCCGAAGAAGCTGCGCAAGGTGCAGCGCCGCAAACCACCGGAGGGTTTCGTGTCCTGGTCCGAGGACACCTTCGACCGGCTCGTGGCCGCGCAGCCCGAACCCATGGTGTCGCGCTTCCGGGTCACCAATTCCATGCTGCTCAACGTGATCTCGCGTCCGGGCGACTGTTTCGACGCGATGCGGCATCTGCTCGAGGACAATCACGAGCCGCGCCCGGCGCAGCGCAAGCACATCCTGCGCGCGATCCGGTTGTATCGGGCGTTGCGGGACGCCGGGGTGGTCCAGCAGCTCGACGAACCCGATGCCACCGGCCGCCGCGCCCGGCTCACGATGGACCTGCAGCGCGACTTCGCACTCGATCAGCCGCTGTCGCCGTTCGCGCTGGCCGCCCTGGAACTTCTTGACAACTCCGCGCCCGGCTACACACTGGATGTGGTGTCCATCATCGAGTCAACGCTGGAGGATCCGCGCCAGTTGCTGCTCGCTCAGCAGCATCGGGCGCGCGGTGCGGCGATCGCCGAAATGAAGGCCGACGGCATCGAATACGACGAACGTATGGAGCTGATCGAGGACATCACCTGGCCGCGCCCGCTGGCCGAACTGATCGAACCGGCCTTCGAGACCTACCGCGCGGGCCATCCGTGGGTGTCGGAGTTCAGCCCGGCGCCGAAGTCGGTGGTGCGCGAAATGATCGAGCGTTCCCTGACTTTCGCCGAGCTGGTGTCACAGTACGAGCTGGCGCGCTCGGAGGGCCTGATCCTGCGCTATCTCGCCGACGCCTACCGGGCGCTGCGCCGCACCGTGCCGGAGACGGCACGCACCGAGGAGCTCGAGGACATCACCGAATGGCTCGGTGAGCTTGTCCGGCAAGTGGATTCGAGTCTGCTCGACGAATGGGAGCAGCTCACCGATCCGGGCGCGGAAACCGACGACGAGCAGCTCGCCTTCGGCGCCGACACCGTTCGCCCGATCTCCGCGAACGAGCGGGCGTTCCGGATCATGGTGCGTAACAGCATGTTCCGCCGTGTCGACCTGGCGTCCCGGCGGCGCTGGGACGAACTGGACGATATGGACGACGGGCCGGACTGGGCGGCCGATCTGGCCCCGTACTTCGCCGAGTACGAGACCATCGGCACCGGTCCGGACGCGCGCGGCCCGGCGTTGTTCGCGGTCGAGGCCGAGGCGAAGTACTGGCGGGTGCGCCAGGTACTCGACGACCCCGCCGGAGATCACGGCTGGGCCATCGAGGCCGTCGTCGACCTGGCCGAATCCGATGCGGCCGGTGAG